In Oceanobacillus sp. FSL K6-2867, one DNA window encodes the following:
- a CDS encoding energy-coupling factor transporter transmembrane component T, translating to MDSQIGKLYPSSKLAFIILIILLSMFTPGYALQYMVLPLILIISIFSRTAAHFLSAFMKSILIVVLFIFIIQVFIIVNDDSEKIWGFIHFSQMGLMTSLTMTSKIVAISSCIIWFFQVTSVKDIIYALEKSGVSQKVTFVIASTIQLIPQMVNLSKTITDAQKSRGIETEGKMFVRLKAFVPMIGPLVLSSIQQTEERVLALESRAFSSKAKKTSIYELKKQPADYMIMTFCVVILIGYIVWRIQS from the coding sequence ATGGATAGTCAGATAGGAAAACTGTATCCTTCCTCTAAGTTAGCTTTTATCATACTCATTATTCTATTAAGTATGTTTACACCTGGATATGCATTGCAATATATGGTTCTCCCGCTTATTTTGATCATAAGTATTTTTTCCAGAACAGCTGCCCATTTCTTATCCGCATTTATGAAGTCGATTTTAATTGTTGTGTTATTTATTTTTATTATTCAAGTTTTTATCATTGTGAATGATGATTCTGAGAAAATTTGGGGTTTTATTCATTTTTCGCAAATGGGCTTGATGACAAGTTTAACGATGACATCTAAAATTGTTGCAATCAGTTCGTGCATCATTTGGTTTTTCCAAGTAACAAGTGTGAAAGATATTATCTATGCTTTGGAGAAATCAGGGGTATCCCAGAAAGTGACCTTTGTGATAGCTTCTACCATTCAGCTTATTCCGCAAATGGTAAATTTATCGAAAACGATTACGGATGCACAAAAGTCACGGGGGATTGAAACGGAGGGAAAGATGTTCGTTCGATTGAAAGCTTTTGTTCCTATGATCGGCCCTTTAGTTCTGTCTTCTATTCAGCAAACGGAGGAAAGGGTACTGGCTTTGGAATCGCGTGCTTTTTCTTCCAAAGCGAAAAAGACATCTATTTACGAACTAAAAAAACAACCGGCTGATTATATGATTATGACGTTTTGCGTGGTCATTTTAATTGGCTATATTGTTTGGAGGATACAATCATGA
- a CDS encoding ABC transporter ATP-binding protein, with protein sequence MAYLSLKNVSYTYANGYEAVQDVNLDFELGESVAIIGQNGAGKTTTVKLMNGLLTPTKGDVFVDGVSTKEATTAKISRKVGYVFQNPDDQIFQDTIYKEIAYGPKSQKLGAREVEDRVRSAAEICGLTESLQEHPYNLPYSKRKFITIAAVLAMDPNVIILDEPTAGQDRESLERLGNIIKSLSNHHKTVITITHDMEFVVREFKRVIVFADKQKRRDASPMEIFWDEQLLEFSDLKQPYICQLAAILGYRDVLTIKDLLEREKNEKYSN encoded by the coding sequence GTGGCTTATTTATCTTTGAAAAATGTTTCGTACACCTATGCGAACGGCTATGAGGCTGTCCAAGATGTTAATCTGGATTTCGAGTTAGGGGAATCCGTTGCCATCATTGGGCAGAATGGTGCAGGTAAAACGACAACCGTTAAATTAATGAATGGGTTGTTAACGCCAACAAAAGGTGACGTGTTCGTGGATGGTGTTTCAACGAAGGAAGCAACAACCGCAAAGATTTCCAGGAAGGTTGGTTACGTGTTTCAAAATCCCGATGATCAAATTTTTCAGGACACGATTTATAAAGAGATTGCTTATGGCCCGAAGAGCCAGAAATTAGGGGCGCGGGAGGTTGAAGACAGAGTAAGGTCAGCAGCTGAAATTTGTGGGCTAACAGAGTCATTACAAGAACATCCTTATAATTTACCTTACTCAAAAAGAAAGTTTATAACCATTGCAGCCGTGTTGGCGATGGATCCGAATGTGATTATTCTGGATGAACCAACTGCTGGGCAAGATAGAGAATCGCTTGAACGGTTAGGCAATATTATTAAATCTTTATCGAATCATCATAAAACAGTGATTACAATTACACATGATATGGAATTTGTTGTGCGTGAGTTTAAACGGGTGATTGTGTTTGCGGACAAACAAAAACGAAGAGATGCATCCCCCATGGAAATATTTTGGGATGAACAGCTGCTTGAATTCAGTGATTTAAAACAACCTTATATTTGCCAGCTTGCTGCTATTTTAGGATATAGAGATGTATTAACAATTAAGGATTTATTGGAAAGGGAGAAAAATGAAAAATATTCTAATTGA
- a CDS encoding nucleoside hydrolase: MKNILIDCDPGHDDALAILTAIAHSKIINILGITTIGGNQTLEKVTTNAKNILDFVNSTIPLATGQPGPITKELRIAPEAHGASGMDGPYFNGEDYPIASMNAITFMYEKMMNCDEKVILVGLGPLTNIALLIKVFPEVQKKIEYISIMGGGLDHGNLTPLAEFNIYVDPEAAQIVFHSGIPVVMSGLDVTEKAEIKVEEIDSLKDKGRVSHLAYELLHFYNKSGRQFGFINSPIHDLCAVAYIINPEMFSGTSYYVDVVTDGKARGLTFADKRLVTEQAKNTFVLEGVDRGMFVGLLVDALELLDEVSQ, translated from the coding sequence ATGAAAAATATTCTAATTGATTGTGATCCAGGACACGATGATGCATTAGCCATTTTAACAGCTATTGCTCATTCAAAGATAATAAACATTTTAGGAATTACTACGATAGGCGGTAATCAAACATTAGAAAAGGTCACTACAAATGCAAAGAATATATTGGATTTTGTGAATTCAACTATTCCGTTAGCAACTGGACAACCTGGTCCTATAACAAAAGAGCTACGCATTGCACCAGAGGCCCATGGTGCTAGTGGAATGGATGGTCCCTACTTTAATGGGGAAGATTATCCAATCGCTTCGATGAATGCTATTACATTTATGTATGAAAAAATGATGAACTGTGATGAAAAGGTGATTTTAGTTGGATTAGGCCCTTTGACAAATATCGCGTTATTAATCAAAGTATTTCCTGAGGTACAGAAAAAAATAGAATACATTAGCATTATGGGTGGAGGACTTGATCATGGCAATTTAACACCGCTTGCTGAATTTAATATATATGTTGATCCTGAAGCGGCACAGATTGTGTTTCATTCTGGCATTCCCGTGGTTATGTCAGGATTGGATGTTACGGAGAAGGCAGAAATAAAAGTAGAGGAAATTGATTCGCTAAAAGATAAAGGAAGGGTTAGTCATTTAGCTTATGAACTCCTGCATTTTTACAACAAATCCGGAAGACAATTTGGTTTTATTAACAGTCCTATTCATGATTTATGTGCGGTTGCCTATATCATAAACCCAGAAATGTTTTCTGGTACATCTTACTATGTTGATGTTGTAACAGATGGGAAAGCAAGAGGTTTAACATTTGCTGATAAAAGATTAGTAACCGAACAAGCTAAAAACACGTTCGTATTAGAAGGTGTTGATCGGGGAATGTTTGTAGGTTTGTTAGTGGATGCGTTGGAGTTGTTGGACGAGGTGAGTCAGTAG
- a CDS encoding ABC transporter ATP-binding protein, whose translation MSIISLKNVSYTYPLEEKEAIHDVSFSLQKGRVYGLIGANESGKTTICNIIRGFIPELYKGKLTGEVTIKEKPINDSNIGDLATIIGYSFQNPFTQLSGVKDTVYEEIAYGMENIGVPRNKMIKKVDELVEMFQLDDLVAQNPYELSGGQKQRVAIASMIALDPEIIILDEPTSQLDPKSSEDIFKILHLLKDQGKTILLVEHKVDLLAEYCDDILLMRKGQLVMTGPTKEVLSNPVVLEYGGQLPQVALYFMKKAKDTNMKMTHTIPLTVQEVYDSLQKDGGV comes from the coding sequence ATGAGTATTATATCGTTAAAAAATGTTAGCTACACATATCCTTTAGAAGAAAAAGAAGCCATTCATGATGTCTCATTTTCGTTACAAAAAGGACGTGTTTATGGCTTAATAGGCGCAAATGAGTCAGGAAAAACCACAATCTGCAATATCATTAGAGGGTTTATCCCAGAGCTATATAAAGGGAAATTAACAGGTGAGGTTACGATAAAAGAGAAGCCTATAAACGACTCTAATATTGGAGATCTTGCAACCATTATAGGATATTCCTTTCAAAATCCTTTCACCCAATTATCCGGGGTAAAAGATACCGTCTATGAGGAAATTGCTTATGGTATGGAAAATATAGGTGTGCCGCGCAATAAGATGATAAAAAAAGTTGACGAACTTGTAGAAATGTTTCAGCTGGATGATTTGGTTGCTCAAAATCCGTATGAATTATCAGGTGGACAAAAACAAAGGGTGGCAATAGCGTCCATGATTGCCTTAGATCCGGAAATTATCATTTTAGATGAGCCAACCTCACAATTGGACCCAAAAAGCAGTGAAGATATTTTTAAAATCCTGCATCTATTAAAAGATCAAGGTAAGACGATTTTGCTTGTCGAGCATAAGGTGGATTTATTGGCGGAGTATTGTGATGATATTTTATTAATGCGTAAGGGGCAGCTTGTTATGACAGGTCCCACAAAAGAAGTCTTGTCTAATCCAGTGGTATTGGAGTATGGCGGGCAGTTGCCGCAAGTTGCATTATATTTTATGAAAAAAGCGAAGGATACGAATATGAAAATGACGCATACGATACCGTTAACAGTCCAGGAAGTTTATGATAGCTTGCAGAAGGATGGTGGGGTGTAA
- a CDS encoding ECF transporter S component, whose amino-acid sequence MKRGIRYDFSLLALLLIPVGVSLNVVGYQLSTILKLPVFMDQIGTIMVSMIAGPWIGLLAGLLGNVVNGMINPIAIGFSVVSMSVGFVSGYLSKWRFYTNLYGIIISCVILTIVAAFPAAIVTVFLFGGVTGAGTDLLTATFLATGKELWNSVVSTNLISGSINTIINFGISWLIVRRIPDRFLIKLNYGEPYIKKGGHVNG is encoded by the coding sequence ATGAAAAGAGGGATAAGGTACGATTTTTCATTGCTGGCACTGCTGTTAATCCCAGTAGGTGTTTCATTGAATGTAGTGGGTTATCAACTATCGACTATTTTAAAGCTGCCGGTATTTATGGATCAAATAGGTACGATCATGGTATCGATGATTGCTGGGCCATGGATTGGATTGCTTGCAGGTTTACTGGGGAATGTTGTAAACGGGATGATTAATCCCATTGCAATAGGTTTTAGTGTTGTGTCGATGAGTGTTGGTTTTGTATCAGGGTATTTATCAAAGTGGAGATTTTATACAAATCTTTATGGCATCATTATCTCTTGCGTCATTTTAACAATAGTGGCAGCCTTTCCTGCAGCCATCGTTACCGTTTTTCTTTTTGGCGGCGTAACTGGTGCAGGGACAGATTTACTTACAGCAACATTCCTTGCTACAGGTAAAGAATTATGGAATTCTGTTGTGTCTACAAATTTAATTTCAGGTTCTATTAATACCATTATAAACTTTGGGATTAGCTGGCTGATTGTTAGAAGGATTCCAGACAGATTTTTAATTAAGCTAAATTATGGTGAGCCGTATATTAAGAAAGGGGGGCATGTGAATGGATAG